One region of Mus musculus strain C57BL/6J chromosome 3, GRCm38.p6 C57BL/6J genomic DNA includes:
- the Lce3a gene encoding late cornified envelope 3A, translating to MSCQQSQKQCQPPPKCPSPKCSPKCPPKSTTQCLPAASSCCATSSGGCSVPSSEGGCCLSHHRRRSHRCRRRSSSSCDRGSGQQSGGSGCGHSSGGCC from the coding sequence ATGTCCTGCCAGCAGAGTCAGAAGCAGTGCCAGCCTCCTCCCAAGTGCCCTTCCCCAAAGTGCTCCCCAAAGTGCCCCCCAAAGAGCACAACACAGTGTCTGCCTGCAGCCTCTTCGTGCTGTGCTACAAGCTCTGGGGGCTGCAGTGTCCCCAGCTCTGAGGGAGGCTGCTGTCTGAGCCACCACAGGCGCAGGTCCCACAGATGCAGGCGCAGGAGCTCCAGTTCCTGTGACCGTGGCAGTGGTCAGCAGTCTGGGGGTTCAGGCTGTGGCCACAGCTCTGGGGGCTGCTGCTAA